The genomic region GATGCTGCTGCACACCACCAGGTAGACGAGGTCGAAGCCCGCGAGGAGCTGTAGCCACGACGCGGCGAGCTGCACGTCGCTGCCGCCGGCGACGGCCGCCTCGGTGGCGCGCACGGCGCCGAGCATCACCGGCACGATCACCGGGAACATGAGGACCGGCAGGAGCGCCTCGCGCGCCTGCAGGTTGGCGGTCAGACCGGCGTAGAAGGTGGCGATGGTGGCGAAGCCCAGGCTTCCCAGCAGGATGGCGAGGCCGAGCACCCACCAACCGCCCGGGGGGGCGGCGGCGCCGTAGAGGCCGAAGGCGACCGGGAGCATGATGGCGCCGAGCACCGCCAGGTAGACCCAGTTGGCCGCGAGCTTGCCGAGGTACAGCGCGGCCCGCGCCACCGGGAACGTCAGCAACTGCTCGAGGGCTCCCTCCTCGAGGTCGGCCTGGAAGCTCTGCGCCGCCGCGATCACCCCGGCGAACGCCACGGCGACCCATAGGACGCCGGGCGCGGCGCTCGCCATGAGGCCAGGGTCGCGGCCGAGGCCGAACGCCATCATGACCAGGGTGATCC from Trueperaceae bacterium harbors:
- a CDS encoding heme exporter protein CcmB; translation: MNDIRAALAVARKDFLQELRSRATTVATLFFSGITLVMMAFGLGRDPGLMASAAPGVLWVAVAFAGVIAAAQSFQADLEEGALEQLLTFPVARAALYLGKLAANWVYLAVLGAIMLPVAFGLYGAAAPPGGWWVLGLAILLGSLGFATIATFYAGLTANLQAREALLPVLMFPVIVPVMLGAVRATEAAVAGGSDVQLAASWLQLLAGFDLVYLVVCSSIFHFVVDD